TCGTCACGAAGATATTTGTGCGTTTGCTTAAGGTTTACTTAATCTAATTTTTTTAACGGCGGTGATCGAGGAGGTCGACTAGTCAATTAATGACTAGTCTCCTACTCAATTTGAGCTTGTGAAAAAATAGAGTATTCAAAAGACAATCTTGTTCATTTTGTCCAAACTCAAAGCAGCCCCAATTTTAGTTCTCATTCATTTCTAGTTTTAACTTCAATATTTACATAGTTTTCCAGTTTATGAAACTGATAATCCGTTCATAAAACAATAAACAATTTCTTCCTCTAACTGACTTAATGGACGATTAAGTTGAGTTGACAGCTCATTAACCAAATTCAAGTGGTTGCTTTGATGCTTCTCTGCTAAATCGCATATTAACTTTAATGCATTTATATAACCAATAAACTGCTCTTTCGTTAATGGGAGTTCATGCGAAAGCACATAGATATCAGCATCAAACATTTCAATACTTTCTATGAGATGTCTAACATGATCAATTTTATATAGTGGTTGCTGTGTGTAAATACTCGGATACAGGCAGTCCCCTAAGAAAAGTACTTTTTCTTCCTCTACAAAAATGATTGAGGAGTCATCAGAATGATCCCCACCTACATGTTGGACGACACATCGAACTCCACCTAAATCAATTTCCATTTTTTCTTTAAAAGTAATATTAGGTAAAGTGATGGTAATATTTCTATCCACGCCAAATTCCTTTTTTATCATTTCAAAACAAAACTCGATCTCTAAGCCTTTTTCCACACGATTATCTAAAGCTTCATCAGACCAATCATAATCTATTATGTTTTCAAGATACCTTTTTGTGTTTTCATGTGCTATTGTTAATAAATTCATTTTATTTGTTCCAAAGCTATGATCCCAATGCCAATGTGTTAATACGACAGAATGATAATTAGTTGTTTGATATTGATCTAGTGCATCAAGAAATAACTGAGCATGTTTGTCAGAATTTCCTGCATCTATAATTAAAGTTTGGTGTATCCCACATATGGCAGACAGTATTGGTCGATCTGTTTCAGGATCTGGTGGTAAATAGTGTATGCGATTAGTGAGTTGCTTTAAATTTTTTTCCATGAGCTTAACTCCCTTTGTTGTTATTTGTTCCGACAATCTTATCTAATGTATCAAGAACATTTTTTAACTCCGCTAAACTTACCTTCGAATAATATTTTTCTACGAGAATATCGTCAATTTTTTTTAGAAGCTCTTGAAACTCTTGACCTCTATTCCCAAGAGATATTAAAGTCTCTCTACGGTTTATTGAATTCTCCTGACGAACTATCATTTTCATTTCTTCCAGTTTTGAAATAACTTGGCTAACTGCACTTTTAGAAATGTCAAAATGATTGGCAATATCATTCGCAATTACCGGCTCATTACGAATGATGTAAAACATGATAACTTCTTGCTGAGGGGTTAAATGAAAGCTCTCCAATTCCTCTACCTCTTTGGTTTCTTTTAAAACTATCAATTTGAATTGCTCAAATTTTTGATTGATTTTGTCGATAAGTATTAAATAATCATGCATAGTTGTATGTCCTTCATTTTATTTATTAAGTTAAGTTTACTTAACCGTTTGATACTTGTCAATCATTAGAGGTATTTGAGATATATTGAAAATATTGATTGACATTTATTATTCTTTTCAGCAGACGTTATGTGGATTTGGTAGAAGATAAATACCAAATCCACATTTTCTAGTGGGATAAGCGTTAGAGTCTATTCCAAATAAACATAAATTGTGCTGCATCGGATTCGAGGGCAATTTGATGATATTCTGTCGATTCATCATCTGTAATCAAACGCCCTTTTTGAACATTTAAAATAGCGTGTTTTATAGATTTAGGATGTTCAATTGAATAGTGAGAATCTTTTAGGAGGGTTAGGGCAGATCGGCATTTATGTTTATCGATGCGTTCATTTTTTCCTTTGAAATACAGCTTAATTAGATAGGGGATATCATCGATGATTAAACCGAGTTCAGGGTTTGAACGTACGGTTAATTCATCACAATACCAATTGGACTTACCAGGCTCAAACCACTGTACTTTTTTATTTTTTAAAAACTTTAAATAGGCTTTTACAGCTTCTTGGTAATTTTTCTGACGTGCAGGGATGGCATCGTCTATGATGGCAAGTAAATAGGAATCATTATATCGATTTTCATGGTATTTTTTTAAGCCTTCGCGTAATGCTCTCCAATAATCTTTAATCGGATGATAGTCTTCCTGGTACTTAATGTCCTTCACAAACTTTGTCTTGGCAGCACTTCCCTTCATCGTGAAATCAGTGAATTGTGTTAAACCAATGGATGGCTTTGTGATAATCGTCACCTTACATCACCCTTCTTTTATCAAAATTCAATTGTTATAGATTAGTATTATATTGGTAAGGGCAAATTTATATGAGAAATCCAAAGGAATGGGGTTGCTATTCATACAACCGGTTGTCGATTTTGTACCAGCAACTGGTTGTTTTAATTTCTTGGATTTGGATGTGGGTACGATATTTGGATATTTTTTATCGTTGCAGTTAATTTTCTATTAAAAATATTATAAAAATAGAATAGTATTTATTTTTTTGTTTTGAAATTTCTGACAAAAAAACGTTTAAAATTGGGAAATAGTGTATCGTTATGCATTGAAATAATGTTTATGCATTTTTTTATACAAGAAAGAATCTATGTTTTTAATAATCCAAACTGTATAAAAATTTAAAAAAATGTTGGGTTGAGTCAATTTTTCATTTTCTTTATACTGTGAAAGTAATTATTCGAGAGGAGAAAACATCATGAACAAAGAAGTTACAATTATTGGGGTGCCTATGGATTTTGGTCAAACTAGAAGAGGGGTTGATATGGGGCCAAGTGCTATTAGATATGCTGGGTTAACAGATCGACTTGAAGGCCTTGGCTATTCGATTGATGACGAAGGGGATTTAAATATTAAAATAGTAAATGAAAGCAAAGAAACTGAAATAACGACTAACTTAAAAAATTTAAAAACTGTAGCAGAGGCTAATGACAAGCTTGGTCAAAAAGTAGATCAAGTCATTTCCTCAAATCGCTTTCCGTTAGTTTTGGGAGGAGATCATAGTATCGCCATTGGAACATTAGCAGGGGTCTCAAAGCATTATGAGAATTTAGGTGTCATTTGGTATGATGCCCATGGTGATCTAAACACAGGTGAAACCTCTCCCTCAGGCAATATACATGGAATGTCCTTGGCTGTAAGCTTAGGTCTTGGTCATCCTGCACTCACTAATATTGGAGGCTATGGTCCAAAAGTAAAGCCTGAAAATGTCGTGATTATTGGTGCCCGTGACTTAGATCCAGGAGAAAAGCAGCTTATTAAAGAACAAGGTATAAAAGTATATACCATGCATGAAATCGATCGATTAGGTATGACAACAGTTATGTCAGAAACGATTAATTATTTGAAGGAACGTACAGATGGCGTCCATTTATCCCTAGATTTAGATGGTCTTGATCCAAATGATGCACCAGGTGTAGGAACTCCAGTTGCAGGTGGCATCAGCTATCGTGAAAGCCATTTAGCTATGGAAATGCTATCAGAGGCGAATATCATTACCTCAGCAGAGTTTGTAGAGACAAACCCAGTATTAGATAAATATAATAAAACAGCTATCGCTGCAGTCGCTTTAATGAGCTCTTTATTCGGCGATACATTACTTTAAATTATGGATAAGGGCAATAAATTATCCCATAAAGGAAGAACTTTTCTTAGAATAGTAGGTCGCCACAACCAAATGTAAGAAAATAGCTCTCCCTAAATTAAGTTTACAATAGAAAGGGCGACAGCTCTAGGTAATCACTAGCATTAATTTTGTCAGAATATTGACAGTTCTTTAAATGTATTAAATTAATAACCTAATTATTATTAAAATTTCTAATAGTTATCTTCATGCACTTAAAAAAGAAAGTGCTTACAAGATAATTTGCGTAAGGAGTTTTTATATGGCAGCAGAACAATATGAATTAAAAAGAAGCATGAAAGCAAGACACTTATTTATGATCTCACTTGGAGGATGTATAGGAACTGGTTTCTTTCTTGGGTCAGGC
This genomic stretch from Lysinibacillus pakistanensis harbors:
- a CDS encoding MBL fold metallo-hydrolase; protein product: MEKNLKQLTNRIHYLPPDPETDRPILSAICGIHQTLIIDAGNSDKHAQLFLDALDQYQTTNYHSVVLTHWHWDHSFGTNKMNLLTIAHENTKRYLENIIDYDWSDEALDNRVEKGLEIEFCFEMIKKEFGVDRNITITLPNITFKEKMEIDLGGVRCVVQHVGGDHSDDSSIIFVEEEKVLFLGDCLYPSIYTQQPLYKIDHVRHLIESIEMFDADIYVLSHELPLTKEQFIGYINALKLICDLAEKHQSNHLNLVNELSTQLNRPLSQLEEEIVYCFMNGLSVS
- a CDS encoding MarR family winged helix-turn-helix transcriptional regulator, whose amino-acid sequence is MHDYLILIDKINQKFEQFKLIVLKETKEVEELESFHLTPQQEVIMFYIIRNEPVIANDIANHFDISKSAVSQVISKLEEMKMIVRQENSINRRETLISLGNRGQEFQELLKKIDDILVEKYYSKVSLAELKNVLDTLDKIVGTNNNKGS
- the rocF gene encoding arginase, which translates into the protein MNKEVTIIGVPMDFGQTRRGVDMGPSAIRYAGLTDRLEGLGYSIDDEGDLNIKIVNESKETEITTNLKNLKTVAEANDKLGQKVDQVISSNRFPLVLGGDHSIAIGTLAGVSKHYENLGVIWYDAHGDLNTGETSPSGNIHGMSLAVSLGLGHPALTNIGGYGPKVKPENVVIIGARDLDPGEKQLIKEQGIKVYTMHEIDRLGMTTVMSETINYLKERTDGVHLSLDLDGLDPNDAPGVGTPVAGGISYRESHLAMEMLSEANIITSAEFVETNPVLDKYNKTAIAAVALMSSLFGDTLL